In Alicyclobacillus macrosporangiidus CPP55, a single window of DNA contains:
- a CDS encoding MaoC/PaaZ C-terminal domain-containing protein: MAGVRRFQVGDTLGPLVKPPVTKTQLVMYSGASGDFNPIHTVDEYAKEAGLGGVIAHGMLTMAFVGQLLTETAGAEGALKRFGVRFVEMVRPGDTIVCEGRVTGVEEQDGQQVVTCDVWATIEGSGRNAVTGQAVFTAPLPEERMLPQEDGP, from the coding sequence ATGGCAGGCGTACGGCGCTTTCAGGTGGGGGACACGTTGGGGCCATTGGTGAAACCCCCGGTGACGAAGACGCAGCTGGTGATGTACTCGGGTGCCTCCGGGGACTTCAATCCCATTCACACCGTGGATGAGTACGCTAAAGAGGCGGGGCTCGGCGGCGTGATCGCCCACGGCATGCTGACGATGGCGTTCGTCGGCCAACTGCTGACGGAGACGGCCGGGGCGGAGGGCGCCCTCAAGCGATTTGGCGTGCGCTTCGTGGAAATGGTGCGCCCTGGCGATACCATCGTCTGCGAGGGCAGGGTCACCGGCGTGGAGGAACAGGACGGACAGCAGGTGGTAACCTGCGACGTGTGGGCGACCATCGAAGGCAGCGGCCGCAATGCGGTCACTGGGCAGGCTGTCTTCACGGCGCCGTTGCCGGAGGAAAGGATGCTGCCACAGGAGGATGGGCCATGA